GGCCGTAATGTCGGAGGCGGGGTCTGGGCTCTAGGGCAGCAGGGCAATTTGCGATGTCGCACTTCCTCTGGTGACAAAGCCCCGCATGTCACGATGtgaagccccctccccgccccgacGCTCAGGCCCGCCTCCCAAACCCTTCTGAACTGGAAAGGCCCAGGCCAGGCCCGCCGAGGATGAGGTCTGAGTTAGGGGTCTCGGGGGACTCCAATCCCACCCCCAGGCGATTTCCGGGGGAGCCGCGACCCGGAAATGAATGAATTGTCAAGGCCGGGAAGCCTAGATGGGGTCAGGGGTCGGAGATAGAGTCAGGGTGGGGTAAGCAAGAAGCTCACAGCAGGGTCCGGGGGTCGAAAGTCACAGGTCAGAGCGATAGGCGGGGCCGAGCCCTAGGGGGCCGGGCAGGGATGTGAGGGGCCTCGGAAATTACTGGAGGTGGGTGGGCCCGCGACGCCATTTTGTCGAGCGGAGGGGGAATATGGGCCTGGCGGCCGCCCTTACCATCTTTTGTTTTCTCCGTCGCCGCCTCAGCCACCGCCTcagccgccgccaccgccaccgcagCCGCCTTAGCCGCCGCCGCACAGTAACTTCCAGCCACGGCACAGCCCACACTGATGGTGCGGCCGCCCTTCCGTCATTGGCCCGCCCTCTAGCCCCGCCTCCAGGTTATGCGGTATTTGCGCGCTCCCATTGGCCAAATCCGGCTAAGTCACGCGCCCATTGGTCGTCACGCCTCCACCCTTCGTGGTCAAGTTCGGTTGAGAGAGCAAAACCCCGCCCGGGACTTGCAAGCGGTGAGGAGTAAAATCCGGAAGTGGGCGGGGGCCCCGCCCCCAAAGCCTCTTGGGATTTGTAGTCCACAACTCTCGGAGGTCCTGTAGGTCTGTTTCTAGCGTTTGCTACCCTTTTTCATATGGTAGCTTATGGGATTCTCACGGCAACCCCGGAATAATGCGGACTCACCGTAACAAtactcccagcctcctccctggagtTCCAACCTTAGGTTTCAGTGTATCTAAGCTGCTCCCTCACTAGCTTCTTGAGTATCTTTGAACTGACAGCTCAGACTCTTGTTCAAACACTTCCTGTAGCTCCCTAGTACTCCAGAGATCCAGTTCCACCTCCTCGGCCCCAAAATCTGGACCTCTCCGGCCACCCTCGACCACCTTTTATCCCTATCCCTGTCCAATCCCTCCTCCCTGTGGCCGTCCCAGATCttaccacctcctccaggaaacctttCCTGGCTGCGTTCTTCCCAAGACTAAATCAGGTGCCTCCTCTAGGCTCCAGAGCCCTCACAATCCTCCGCCCAGCCCTGACTCCACTGTGTCCAAACTTCCTGGGTACGATCAAgcttcccaccccctcaccagcCTTACAGCCTGGAGAGAACAAGGACTTATTGAGGAAGTACTCAATATGACAACgcagtgaaagagaaaagagcacCTCATTTTATAGGAACCAAATGCACCTCAAAGAGCTAAGgtcttgctcaagatcacacagcccaTTTCCAAGGGATAGGTGATGAATTCAAACCCTTCCCACCTCACTACAAGCCTTTCTGGAACTGAGAATTATGACATTTTATAAGACaagtagaaatttaaatatttattagactTTTAATGACATTAGGAATTACTGACCATTTTTCTAAGCTCTGAAAAGTTTTGCGAATATGTATTAAAGGGTCTTTATCTTGGAGAGATGCGTTCTGAAgtatttacagaagaaataacCTGATGCCTGAGATTTGCATCTCAGGAGAGGGCAGGATGTGTTGCAGGTATTGGTGGTCAGAGAGGTGTACAAGGTCACACGGGCGTTCACTGTACCATTCTGTGGACTGTTGCTTATGTTAGAAATTCTTCCTAATTCAAAAGCGTAAAAAGGCACTTGGCAAGGTCTGAGTTCCCATTCCGCCTTCCAGACCAATCCAAGATTTCTCCCCCTGGGCCACCAGAAATTTGAGGAGGATTCATGTCCGTCCGAGTCCGACTCGTCGCTGCTCTCCAGCTCCCAACAAAAACGGTGGTAGGCTAAGCGAGGAAAATGCTTTAAtagtggcgggggggggggggatccccGCCGGCAGCGTCGCGCTCCTCAATGGCTCAATGATTTGCGGCCCTTGTGCATGCGGCGAAGAATGACCTGGACGCCAGCTGGCGTGCTCAAACGCCGTATCCAACCGTGCTTGTGCTTGCGTTTGATGTTACTCGGCTGATACTCGTTCCCGCGCGCCTTGCCCCGGGTCTGCTGCATGGCGGGGTGTCCCCAAGCGTCGGGAAGACCCAGCCAGGCCCGGGGCTGGAGCCACCTGCAGGGGTAGAGAGACGGCGAGAAAGGTCAGAGGGGGCGCTGTGTTACTTCTGCGTGGAGCTCAACCTCTTCGAGCTTCGGCTTCCCGATTCGTGCTGTGCCCGGACAGAGCCTGGCAACAAAACACGCTTCAGGAGTTCGCAAGGCATTGGCAGGTCATGTAGTCAGTAAACAGCTGGCGCCAGCCCCCGACACCGCCCTTACTCCCAGATTTGGGAATGGGTCCCCCTGAGGACTCACCTGTCACCCAGTAGCGCCGCTGACCTACTGACGGGGCCCAACAGGCGACCCACAGATCTGACAAAGAAAGCCATGTCCAACTGCGTGTCACGTTGTCCCGCGGCCACTTTTCCAAAGCCGGTAGGTTCCGCAGTGCGGAATGAGGACTTCTGGGCAACGTAGTTTCTCCTACAGCGGAGCACGCATGCCGCGGGGGCCTCCGGAAGTTGTAGTTCTACGTCTGCACTGTATACTTCAGACGAGAGCGTCTGTGCCCACAGAGGTGTGTGGACCAGCAAGTGGTAGGCGAAGGGCACCTCCTCCGCATGCGCGTGCATACTAGCTCTTATATCCTGGGGTCtgctgggagttgtagttctTTCTCCTGCAGACCTGCAGAGGGCGCCCTGGGGTAACGGTGGCGCAGCTGGTGGCAGTCTCAGGAAACGGCTGGTTGAATCTCCCACGCCCAGCGGGAGTCGGGCAGATGGCACACAGCTGGCTGGCAGCTATCCTTTGGCCCCAGCCAAGTCTCCGCCCCTtggctgggagcccaggaggTCTGAGTTCGAGTTGGCTGGATGTCCTTGGGGTGGTCATTCAATTTCTCAGTCTGCAAAACTCAAGGTTTGCAGGCTTGTCCTTGGCAGTGCCTCCATTCAGGCCCTAGAAGAATTTTTCTAATTCTCCTATCTGAGCCCTTTCCCTTCTCACACACCCTCTATGGCTCCCTATTGCCCCAAGGAAAATATCCAGCTCCTCTGGCAGGCATTTGAAACCCACTCTTAACATACGCACACACCCTAAATTTCAGCTACACCCTCCTTTGCCTGGTACACCcctattcatcttttaaaaatcctcctCAGATGCTCTCCCTTCCACCAGTCCTCTGGCCCATCACTGCTCTCCCCAGACTCTCCTGAAGCCCAGGGGGGCCGTCAAGGGCCAGGCTTGCAGCTGAGTCCCTGCAGGCACCCCAGCATCTCccagtttggggagggagggagattttTCTGCATGAATAAACTGTAGTCTCCTGGGAGCACCCTGAGTGGGCAAGAGTGGGTGACTGGACCTAATCCAGCTCTGGCAGCAAATTCCAGGGGATGGGAGTGGGCAAGAAATGGTTAACCCCTTGTCCTCTGAAGCCTGTCCTACCTGCATCATCATTTGGC
The genomic region above belongs to Camelus ferus isolate YT-003-E chromosome 22, BCGSAC_Cfer_1.0, whole genome shotgun sequence and contains:
- the MRPL34 gene encoding 39S ribosomal protein L34, mitochondrial; protein product: MHAHAEEVPFAYHLLVHTPLWAQTLSSEVYSADVELQLPEAPAACVLRCRRNYVAQKSSFRTAEPTGFGKVAAGQRDTQLDMAFFVRSVGRLLGPVSRSAALLGDRWLQPRAWLGLPDAWGHPAMQQTRGKARGNEYQPSNIKRKHKHGWIRRLSTPAGVQVILRRMHKGRKSLSH